One window of Plasmodium relictum strain SGS1 genome assembly, chromosome: 14 genomic DNA carries:
- the BCKDHA gene encoding 2-oxoisovalerate dehydrogenase subunit alpha, mitochondrial, putative has protein sequence MRSIVEKFLNRNCLKLNYKNNLFYLNKKCNFSGYKIYNDGLVHSEFSTELKTVKETIKMPIFRILDTNGNLLDGHKPPFEEEEIVNTYKKMVEFSIWDEIFYGIQRQGRISFYIINDGEEGLQFGMGKALTVDDHLYCQYRETGVLLSRGFSYNDILNQLFGNKYDEGKGRQMCISYTKKKLNIHTITTPLASQLPHAAGCGYALKLKNKNAVAVAFCGDGSSSEGDFHAAVNFASVRQSQTMFVCKNNLYAISTYVKDQYRGDGIAPRALALGVESIRVDGNDLFASYLATKKLRDICINESKPVFIEFMAYRYGHHSTSDDSSLYRPKEENDAWKKEGVHPISRLFLYLKNNNLYSDKEDQLHRKSVKEKVLKELKKYENIKRYNIVGGLFEDVYHDEDWNLKEQKEDFEKFFKENKKYYDTSKFEN, from the coding sequence atgagGAGTATTgttgaaaaatttttaaatagaaactgtttaaaattaaattataaaaataatctttTCTACTTAAATAAGAAATGTAACTTCTCaggatataaaatatataatgatgGATTAGTTCATAGTGAATTTTCTACTGAATTGAAAACAGTAAAAGAAACTATAAAAATGCCTATATTTCGAATATTAGATACTAATGGAAATCTATTAGATGGCCATAAGCCTCCATTTGAAGAGGAGGAAATAGTAAATACTTACAAAAAAATGGTAGAATTTTCTATATGGgatgaaatattttatggAATACAAAGACAAGGAcgtatttcattttatataataaatgatgGAGAAGAAGGTTTGCAATTCGGAATGGGGAAAGCATTAACTGTAGATGATCATTTATACTGCCAATATAGAGAAACAGGAGTTTTACTAAGTAGAGGTTTTAGTTACAATGATATACTTAATCAACTTTTTGGAAATAAATACGATGAAGGAAAGGGTAGACAAATGTGTATAAGCTAtaccaaaaaaaaactaaatatTCATACAATTACAACACCTTTAGCATCCCAATTACCTCATGCCGCAGGTTGTGGTTAtgcattaaaattaaaaaacaaaaatgcaGTTGCTGTTGCATTTTGTGGGGATGGATCTTCATCTGAAGGAGATTTTCATGCTGCTGTTAATTTTGCATCAGTACGACAATCACAGACAATGTTTGTTTGCAAAAATAATCTTTATGCTATATCCACTTATGTAAAAGATCAATATAGAGGAGATGGAATTGCTCCTAGGGCATTAGCTTTAGGAGTAGAATCTATAAGAGTTGATGGCAATGATTTGTTTGCAAGTTATTTAGCaactaaaaaattaagagaTATTTGTATTAACGAATCAAAACCTGTTTTTATTGAATTTATGGCATATAGATATGGCCATCACAGTACATCTGATGACTCATCTTTATACCGACCGAAAGAAGAAAACGATGCTTGGAAAAAAGAAGGTGTTCATCCTATAAGtagattatttttatatttaaaaaataataatctaTATAGTGATAAAGAAGATCAATTACATAGAAAAAGCGTTAAAGAAAAagttttaaaagaattaaaaaaatatgagaatattaaaagatataacATTGTAGGAGGGTTGTTCGAAGATGTTTATCATGATGAAGACTGGAATCTAAAAGAGCAAAAAGAggattttgaaaaatttttcaaagaaaacaaaaaatattatgataCATCAAAGTttgaaaattaa
- the EIF4G gene encoding eukaryotic translation initation factor 4 gamma, putative, which produces MSCLDLKQKNVQDINENENEGKNGRVIDSNKKKGNENKKWERFNKITRNNSTSPAYNQQISTNVNTNNNNSENINNEWNGLRNGLNQNFRNVNKSANTNKTNENYNFMSNNKKDHLIDQESWRSNKGNTTNLRNNNFNNNDLNSNIESSEFIKNNYNKNMNNTDNLKFNYSRNFKNSYNKSTSRNNSNIKNVNSNTVNTNINYALNERGVNKNLNNANKSVNNLNITNVNNQNQDIYNNNEVCSDSQSNMKNLNQNNYNNFNNCSSNLNNNLNNMTNNAFYKNSNKNYKFNKFNNQNNDTTNNFNNNINYKDNKKNNNYKNQYNYNFKNDDNISNINILKNRNSNLDENFKNNQNDFNASINYNIQQTKFSGYTENESDNKNSCSIGLNSIPNNLNNSGNYKINFDNSYVKNSEFNKNEVPYNMKGATNNENNCDFEKNTYINENKSLTKNKYYNNFMHKNNAQYPNINNNNDNNNNNNNNNNNNNNNNNNNNYNYNNNNNYNNNNININNNNNNNNNYNNNNNNNNNNNYNNNNININNNNNNNNNNNNININNNNNNNSNNNNSLHAHEKNSHVSNAFFMNYTQNKKNNMINNTNNENINRNKTNLKNSVNMNNINYMNMNNINANSTYMNTANSMNTNNTYTNNMNMNYMNNYNEVNNYSSLNNMEDNINQNYCGNVKMKAYFNKNSESFNPSHMNNVRKNIENVNYMKREYINVNNNCTNVPYQNDYSYEESTNININENFNDHSNVANIPNEYNNISTNTNNLNAMNFNNTTFINNNTNSVNADNTNIINNNNNMYDGNVDSIENKNSYEEEDNDDWGELGEDKYIDINSIIKKKDVILTQLEADLNDLSKKGNDNKNKKKNKSKKEDLFIITDTNAALSDKKKNKKNKNKNLKNNKKENEQNEKVIINATNEKNIKVTNNNNISNKKKGKKDSNETADKSLESKNEEKKSIKENENGKGDINIKENNTIEDKINESKKEADENRNEDQNNEKKEVDKPAKALYVFKKKENMSPLEYMERQIKSLLNKLTVENFPIITEKICQIMATRSNIDEIQTVVNQVINKAVLEHDWSEMYADVCQALKWRSPNFEKKKKTSFEIALLKKIQEEYENLPSTFESTMKEKLKNDENEEELSFVEQKQKKRLFGIVKLIGELFQRHIVSISIVISIAHDLLIAYEEPKEYCIEAFLQLIYSTGFFIDQIEKYKNILDTWFGRLKELQRKKMYSKRIKFVIQDVFDLRLSEWRKKTHKDTAKGLNELRSQLETEEMMGGSIHLAQLGNIVIVGERHNLRNNESYSKYMQEQERLSKSTQSK; this is translated from the exons atgagTTGCTTGGAtttgaaacaaaaaaatgtaCAAGATATTAATGAAAACGAAAATgaa ggaAAAAATGGTAGAGTAATAGATtcgaataaaaaaaaaggaaatgaaaataaaaagtg GGAAAGATTTAACAAAATTACTCGAAATAACAGCACTTCACCAGCATATAATCAACAAATTTCTACTAATGTGaatactaataataataattccgaaaatataaataatgaatggAATGGTTTGAGAAATGGattaaatcaaaattttcgaaatgtaaataaatcagcgaatacaaataaaactaatgaaaattacaattttatgtcaaacaataaaaaagacCATCTAATAGATCAAGAAAGTTGGAGATCCAATAAAGGAAATACAACAAATCttagaaataataattttaataacaaTGATTTGAACTCTAATATAGAAAGTTcagaatttataaaaaataattataataaaaatatgaataatacaGATAATTTAAAGTTTAATTATAGTaggaattttaaaaatagttaTAATAAAAGTACAAGTAGAAATAATtcgaatataaaaaatgtaaacaGCAATACAgtaaatacaaatataaattatgcaTTGAATGAAAGAGGAGTAAATAAGAACTTGAATAATGCTAATAAATCAGTTAATAATCTAAATATTACAAATGTTAATAATCAAAATCAAGATATCTACAACAATAATGAAGTCTGTTCAGACAGCCAGAGCAATATGAAAAATCTTAATCAGAACAATTATAACAACTTTAATAATTGTAGTagcaatttaaataataatttaaacaaCATGACTAACAAcgctttttataaaaattcgaataaaaattataaatttaataaatttaataatcaAAATAACGATACGacaaataattttaacaataatattaattataaagataataagaagaacaataattataaaaatcaatataattataattttaaaaatgatgataatattagtaacataaatattttaaaaaatagaaattctaatttagatgaaaattttaaaaataaccaAAACGACTTTAACGCAagtattaattataatattcaaCAAACCAAGTTTTCAGGTTATACAGAGAATGAGtctgataataaaaattcctGCTCTATTGGTTTAAATAGTATAcctaataatttaaataattcagGAAACTATAAAATAAACTTTGATAACAGTTATGTAAAAAATTCAgagtttaataaaaatgaagtcCCATATAACATGAAAGGAGCAactaataatgaaaataattgtgattttgaaaaaaatacttatataaatgaaaacaaaagtttaacaaaaaataaatattataataattttatgcaTAAGAATAATGCACAATATCCTAAcattaacaataataatgataataacaataataataataataataataataataataataataataataataataataattataattataataataataataattataataataataatattaatattaataataataataataataataataattataataataataataataataataataataataattataataataataatattaatattaataataataataataataacaataataataacaatattaatattaataataataataacaataatagcAATAATAACAATAGTTTACATGCACATGAAAAAAATTCACATGTATCAAATgcattttttatgaattatacccaaaataaaaaaaataatatgatcAATAAcacaaataatgaaaatataaataggaATAAAACGAATTTGAAGAATAGTGTAAATATGAACAATATAAATTACAtgaatatgaataatataaatgcaAATAGCACATATATGAATACTGCCAATAGTATGAACACAAATAACACTTATACGAATAATATGAACATgaattatatgaataattaCAATGAAGTGAATAATTATTCAAGTTTAAACAATATGGAAGATAACATTAACCAAAACTATTGTGGTAATGTTAAAATGAAAGCATATTTCAACAAAAATTCAGAATCATTTAATCCAAGTCATATGAACAatgtaagaaaaaatattgaaaatgtTAATTATATGAAGagagaatatataaatgtgaATAATAATTGTACAAATGTCCCATATCAAAATGATTATAGTTATGAAGAATCAACAAACATAaacataaatgaaaattttaatgatcATTCAAATGTTGCGAACATACCTAATGAATACAATAATATAAGTACGAATACGAATAACTTAAATGCTATGAACTTTAATAACACtacatttataaataataatacaaacTCAGTAAATGCTGATAATACGAATATtataaacaataataataatatgtatGATGGGAATGTAGATagtatagaaaataaaaatagttatGAAGAAGAAGATAATGATGATTGGGGAGAATTAGGTGAAGACAAATATATTGATATAAAttctattataaaaaaaaaagatgttaTTTTAACCCAATTAGAAGCtgatttaaatgatttatctaaaaaaggaaatgataataaaaataaaaaaaaaaataagtcaAAAAAAGAggatttatttataattactGATACAAATGCAGCATTaagtgataaaaaaaaaaacaaaaaaaataaaaataaaaatttgaaaaataataaaaaagaaaatgaacaaaatgaaaaagtCATAATTAATGctacaaatgaaaaaaatataaaagtaacaaataataataatatatcaaataaaaaaaaagggaaaaaagATTCTAATGAAACTGCTGATAAAAGTTTAGAGtcaaaaaatgaagaaaaaaaaagtatcaaagaaaatgaaaatggtAAAGGAGAcattaatattaaagaaaataatacaatagaagataaaataaatgaaagcAAAAAAGAAGCTGATGAAAATAGAAATGAAGATCAaaacaatgaaaaaaaagaagttgATAAACCTGCAAAGGcattatatgtttttaaaaaaaaagaaaacatgTCACCTCTTGAATATATGGAAAGGCAGATTAAAAGTTTGCTTAATAAATTAACTGTTGAAAATTTTCCTATTATAACAGAAAAGATTTGCCAAATAATGGCTACTCGTTCAAATATAGATGAAATTCAAACTGTAGTAAATCAGGTTATTAATAAAGCAGTCTTGGAACATGATTGGTCAGAAATGTATGCTGATGTTTGTCAG gcATTAAAATGGAGATCACCAaactttgaaaaaaaaaaaaaaacttctTTTGAAATtgcattattaaaaaaaatccaAGAGGAATATGAAAATTTACCCAGTACATTTGAGTCAACtatgaaagaaaaattaaaaaatgatgaaaatgaagaagaattGAGTTTTGTCGAgcaaaagcaaaaaaaaaggttatTTGGAATAGTAAAGTTAATAGGAGAATTGTTTCAGAGGCATATTGTTTCTATTTCAATAGTTATAAGTATAGCtcatgatttattaattgcatATGAAGAACCAAAAGAATATTGCATAGAAGCTTTTCTTCAACTTATTTATTCGACTGGTTTTTTCATTGATcaaattgaaaaatataaaaatattttagataCATGGTTTGGAAGATTGAAAGAGctacaaagaaaaaaaatgtattcaaaaagaattaaatttgTAATTCAAGATGTTTTTGATTTGAGATTATCTGAATGGAGAAAGAAAACTCATAAAGATACAGCGAAAGGATTAAATGAACTAAGATCACAACTAGAAACAGAAGAAATGATGGGTGGTTCAATTCATTTAGCTCAATTAGGAAATATAGTTATCGTTGGAGAAAGACATAACTTAAGAAATAATGAATCCTATTCAAAATATATGCAAGAACAAGAAAGATTAAGTAAATCAACtcaaagtaaataa
- the Nedd8 gene encoding ubiquitin-like protein nedd8 homologue, putative — MQILVKTLTGKRQSFNFEPSSSVYQIKMAIEEKEGIDAKQIRLIYSGKQMHDDMKLSDYRVVPGSTIHMILQLRGGII, encoded by the exons atgcaaATATTAGTTAAAACATTAACTGGAAAAAGACAATCATTTAACTTTGAACCGTCTAGTTCTgtttatcaaataaaaatggctattgaagaaaaagaaggaaTAGATGCTAAGCAAATAAGATTAATTTATtcag gAAAACAAATGCATGACGATATGAAGTTGAGCGATTACCGTGTAGTGCCTGGTTCAACTATTCATATGATTTTACAACTAAGAGGAGggattatttaa
- the MTFMT gene encoding methionyl-tRNA formyltransferase, putative, which yields MNIISSYFLQIFIIIFLRSYAYKLDYIRKLYFNKEKYYFKKFNLLINRIDVKILCDDKLKQYKLNVTKLKLNDSYIYSLKNESEKKVNNFGEIKEWNNVFDKNQNYDNYILRKKINNIINIFSKLNNTNKYLFFKDENTINLYNKKKKNNLKKYILNLTCIWNNVIKLYLENIYLEIVNIIGKTLGNKIFYVDIKKELDKRKYAIIDMLYDIYRKKYINNKNINLLFIGSNEFSNLCFKIILLIIKKLRSDIKLENVITKSPQKKGRYMILQRSDIEEEARKNKISVFYYDKVKNDIYILKNKIFDLCISVSFGEIFNNYFFRTINSNVFSLHPSLLPLYKGASPIQRSILNNESLFGYTIFLTNLNIDAGTILIKKAFCFDKNFNFNDIITILFTIGIIHLIKNIFFLSNYKLNLNETPNNTYSYFTTQNNRNEFCDFNDILNIPDKKKNSFSSTNFKLSNLNTTFENTANKSSFKDNNYAPKIKNDEKYICFFCSTSLYIHNKVRSFINWPKAECSLFIFQNNRFKVIDVKLIKTSYELNSDYNFSYYSTLYNHKCFDKIPRTFVICDKESLNIQCKNNTLLKIHKLQRRNKKIVNALDFINSIHKNDLLY from the coding sequence atgaatataatcagttcatattttttacaaatatttattataatatttttaagaagTTATGCTTACAAATTAGATTACAttagaaaattatattttaataaagaaaaatattattttaaaaaatttaatttacttATTAATCGAATTGatgttaaaatattatgtgatgataaattaaaacaGTACAAGTTAAATGTTACCAAATTAAAGCTCAATGATTCATATAtctattctttaaaaaatgaatcagaaaaaaaagtaaataattttGGAGAAATAAAGGAATGGAATAATGTCTTTGataaaaatcaaaattatgataattatattttgagaaaaaagattaataatattataaatatatttagtaaattaaataatactaacaaatatttattctttaagGATGAAAACACCATAAAtctatacaataaaaaaaaaaaaaataatttgaaaaaatatatattaaatttaacatGTATCTGGAATAAcgttataaaattatatttagaaaatatatatttagaaatAGTTAATATAATTGGAAAAACGTtaggaaataaaatattttatgtagacataaaaaaggaattagATAAGAGGAAATATGCTATTATTGATATGCTATATGatatttatagaaaaaagtacattaataacaaaaatataaatttattatttattggaAGCAACGAATTTAGCaatttatgttttaaaataattttattaataatcaaaaaattaagaagTGATATAAAATTGGAAAATGTTATAACAAAAAGCCCTCAAAAAAAGGGAAGATATATGATTTTGCAAAGATCAGATATAGAAGAAGAAgcaagaaaaaataaaataagtgttttttattatgataaagtaaaaaatgatatatatattttaaaaaataagatatttGATCTTTGTATTTCTGTATCATTTGgtgaaatttttaataattatttttttagaacAATTAATTCTAatgttttttctttacatCCAAGTTTACTACCGTTATATAAAGGAGCATCACCAATTCAGAGaagtatattaaataatgaaagttTATTTGGCTATACAatatttttaacaaatttaaatattgatGCCGGtactattttaataaaaaaagctttttgttttgataaaaattttaattttaatgacATCATCACCATTTTATTTACAATAGGAATTATACacttaataaaaaacatatttttcttatcaaattataaattaaatctAAATGAAACACCAAATAATACATATAGTTATTTTACTACTCAAAATAATAGAAACGAATTTTGTGATTTTAATGATATTCTTAATATAccagataaaaaaaagaattcttTCTCCTCtactaattttaaattaagcAATTTAAATACCACTTTTGAAAACACTGCCAACAAAAGCTCGTTTAAAGACAATAATTACGCCcccaaaataaaaaatgatgaaaagtATATTTGTTTCTTTTGTTCAACatctttatatattcataataaaGTAAGAAGCTTCATAAATTGGCCCAAAGCAGAGTGttctctttttatatttcaaaataatagATTTAAAGTAATAGatgtaaaattaattaaaacatCTTATGAATTAAATAGTGATTATAATTTTAGTTATTATTCTACTTTATATAATCATAAGTGTTTTGATAAAATTCCACGCACATTTGTAATATGTGATAAAGAATCCTTAAATATTCAATGCAAAAATAATACcttattaaaaattcataaattaCAAaggagaaataaaaaaattgttaatgCTTTGGATTTTATTAATAgtatacataaaaatgatctattatattaa
- a CDS encoding peptidyl-prolyl cis-trans isomerase, putative, translated as MVNFNGYIFFNLYKLKKISLLRYYFRNKKILFNNFQKFFFISVNSYLIKQLLFSKGINIFYLEEKRNAYLEKKYRPDTPYLKTESGILYKDIIDGEDIAVEKGDIVYIHYQGKTTNDFRIIETTFKSIFPVKITAGCYDKKHIRAIYEIVIGMKKNTRRQCIIPPNLAYPYHFPNQPLIYEIDVVKIVKKNIQKKTFLQKMKAKIENFKITISSYF; from the exons atggtAAATTTTAAtggatatatattttttaatctgtataaattaaaaaaaatttcattactGAGGTACTATTTTAGAAACAAAAAGatactttttaataattttcaaaagtttttttttatttctgtGAATTCATATCTTATAAAACAACTACTATTTTCGAAAGGCAtcaacattttttatttagaagaaaaaagaaatgcatatttagaaaaaaaatatagaccTGATACCCCTTATTTAAAAACAGAAag tggaatattatataaagatataatCGATGGAGAGGATATTGCTGTTGAAAAGGGAGACATCGTTTATATTCATTACCAAGGAAAAACAACAAATGATTTTCGAATAATTGAAACAACTTTTAAAAGCATATTCCCAGTTAAGATAACTGCTGGATGCTATgataaaaaacatataagAGCTATTTATGAAATTGTGATTGGAATGAAAAAAAACACAAGAAGACAATGTATTATTCCACCAAACTTAGCATATCCTTATCATTTTCCTAATCAa ccACTCATTTATGAAATAGATGTAGtgaaaatagtaaaaaaaaatatacaaaaaaaaacatttcttCAAAAAATGAAAGCGAAAATTGAAAACTTCAAAATTACTATATCTTcatacttttaa